One window from the genome of Candidatus Bathyarchaeota archaeon encodes:
- a CDS encoding type II toxin-antitoxin system VapC family toxin, whose amino-acid sequence MERASKGIVVDASVAAKWFMPEEDSDKASKILREYADGRIEIPFADLLIYEVANVMRCRPDINGEALAGNTENLLSFSSL is encoded by the coding sequence TTGGAGAGAGCGTCCAAGGGAATAGTTGTAGACGCCTCGGTGGCCGCTAAATGGTTCATGCCGGAGGAGGACAGCGATAAGGCATCGAAGATTCTACGGGAATACGCCGATGGGAGGATAGAGATCCCATTCGCCGACCTGCTGATCTACGAGGTGGCCAACGTTATGCGTTGCAGGCCGGATATAAATGGTGAAGCCCTAGCCGGAAACACGGAGAACCTGTTAAGCTTCAGCTCACTCTGA